The following proteins come from a genomic window of Brevibacillus antibioticus:
- the aspS gene encoding aspartate--tRNA ligase: MSWQYRTVHGGEVTTAHVGQEVVLNGWVQKRRDLGGVIFIDFRDRTGIVQIVFNPEYNKEAWEAADKVRSEYVLVVKGKVVNRAPEAVNPKLKTGEVEVHISEIEILNDAKTPPFLIEDEIDVDEQVRLKYRYLDLRRPEMQRSLLLRSKAAKAFRDYLDENNFLEIETPILQKSTPEGARDYLVPSRVHPGEFYALPQSPQLFKQLLMVSGLERYYQIARCFRDEDLRADRQPEFTQVDIETSFLSMEEILPMMEKMVAHVFKQTVGVDVPTPFPRLTYADAMARYGSDKPDVRFGMELTDVSDLVATSDFKVFAAAVAGGGQVKAINAKGCGHYSRKEADDLGKFASRYGAKGLAWIGFKDGEIKGPIAKFFKEEEINEMKARLAVEEGDLLLFVADKPKVVADALGALRSKLGAELGLIDQSKFAFLWVVDFPLVEWDEDAKRYVALHHPFTRPKDEDLHLFDTDPGQMRAQAYDMVLNGYELGGGSMRIYKRDVQEKMFTALGFSPEEARKQFGFLMDAFEYGTPPHGGIALGLDRLIMLLAGRTNLREVIAFPKTASASDLMVNAPDVVDGKQLKELSIATIVTEEEKVEA; encoded by the coding sequence ATGTCTTGGCAATATCGCACCGTACATGGTGGAGAAGTAACAACAGCACACGTTGGGCAAGAAGTCGTACTGAACGGCTGGGTACAAAAGCGTCGCGACCTCGGAGGCGTCATCTTCATCGACTTCCGTGACCGCACTGGCATCGTCCAAATCGTATTCAACCCAGAGTACAACAAAGAAGCTTGGGAAGCGGCTGACAAGGTTCGCAGCGAATACGTACTGGTTGTAAAAGGGAAAGTTGTAAACCGTGCACCAGAAGCAGTCAATCCGAAACTGAAAACCGGCGAAGTAGAAGTGCACATCTCTGAAATCGAAATCTTGAACGATGCAAAAACGCCTCCGTTCCTGATTGAAGACGAGATCGATGTAGATGAACAAGTTCGTTTGAAATACCGCTACCTGGACTTGCGCCGTCCAGAAATGCAGCGCTCCCTGCTTTTGCGTAGCAAAGCAGCAAAAGCTTTCCGTGACTACCTGGATGAGAACAACTTCCTGGAAATCGAAACACCAATTCTCCAGAAGAGCACGCCTGAGGGCGCACGTGACTACCTCGTGCCTTCCCGTGTACATCCAGGCGAGTTCTACGCACTGCCGCAATCGCCACAGTTGTTCAAACAGCTTTTGATGGTATCCGGTTTGGAGCGCTACTACCAAATTGCTCGTTGCTTCCGTGACGAAGACCTGCGTGCTGACCGTCAGCCTGAATTTACTCAAGTGGACATTGAGACCTCTTTCCTGTCTATGGAAGAAATCTTGCCAATGATGGAAAAGATGGTTGCTCACGTATTCAAGCAAACAGTTGGCGTAGACGTACCGACTCCATTCCCTCGTCTCACGTATGCGGATGCAATGGCGCGTTACGGTTCTGATAAACCAGACGTACGTTTCGGCATGGAGCTGACAGACGTATCTGATCTGGTTGCGACAAGCGACTTCAAGGTGTTTGCAGCAGCAGTAGCTGGCGGCGGACAAGTAAAGGCGATCAACGCAAAAGGTTGCGGACACTACTCCCGTAAAGAAGCAGACGATCTGGGCAAATTCGCTTCCCGTTATGGCGCGAAAGGCTTGGCTTGGATCGGCTTCAAAGACGGCGAAATCAAAGGGCCAATTGCGAAGTTCTTTAAAGAAGAAGAAATCAACGAGATGAAAGCACGCTTGGCAGTAGAAGAAGGCGACTTGCTCTTGTTCGTTGCTGACAAACCAAAAGTAGTAGCTGATGCACTGGGTGCCCTTCGCTCCAAGCTGGGTGCTGAACTCGGTCTGATTGACCAAAGCAAGTTCGCATTCCTGTGGGTAGTAGACTTCCCGCTGGTTGAGTGGGATGAGGATGCAAAACGCTACGTTGCCCTGCACCATCCGTTCACGCGTCCAAAAGACGAAGACCTGCACCTGTTCGACACCGATCCAGGTCAAATGCGCGCACAAGCGTATGACATGGTTCTCAACGGATACGAGCTCGGCGGAGGTTCCATGCGGATCTACAAGCGCGACGTGCAAGAAAAAATGTTTACCGCACTTGGCTTCTCACCAGAAGAGGCGCGTAAACAATTCGGCTTCCTCATGGATGCATTCGAGTACGGTACACCTCCACATGGTGGAATCGCACTTGGCTTGGACCGCCTGATCATGCTCTTGGCTGGCCGCACCAACCTGCGCGAAGTCATCGCATTCCCGAAAACAGCAAGTGCGAGCGACCTGATGGTAAATGCTCCAGATGTAGTGGACGGAAAACAATTGAAAGAGCTGTCCATTGCAACAATTGTCACAGAAGAAGAAAAGGTAGAAGCGTAA
- a CDS encoding tRNA threonylcarbamoyladenosine dehydratase: MLHQFSRCELAFGPEGLEKMKNSRVAVLGIGGVGSFTVEALARTGVGKLILVDKDVVDITNINRQIHATLNTVGQKKAELMKERIATINPECEVVTLNMFYNEETADALFEHELDYIVDAMDTMSAKLHVIKEAKRRNIPIISSMGAANKMDPTRFEVADISQTSYDPIAKVIRRELRKSGIYKGVKVVYSREIPVTVRVDVREQIVSNPDSPISKVRMPPASNAFVPSVAGLILASVVARDILEWQPVKG, encoded by the coding sequence ATGCTTCATCAATTTTCTCGTTGTGAATTGGCCTTTGGTCCCGAAGGTTTGGAAAAAATGAAAAATAGCCGCGTTGCTGTATTGGGAATTGGTGGAGTCGGTTCCTTTACGGTGGAAGCACTCGCGCGTACAGGTGTAGGCAAGCTCATTTTGGTAGATAAGGATGTAGTAGACATTACGAACATCAACCGCCAAATTCATGCGACGCTGAACACAGTCGGTCAAAAAAAGGCTGAGCTCATGAAGGAGCGTATTGCGACGATCAATCCAGAGTGCGAGGTCGTAACTCTTAATATGTTCTACAATGAAGAAACAGCGGATGCGCTGTTTGAGCATGAACTAGATTACATCGTGGACGCTATGGATACTATGTCCGCGAAGCTCCATGTAATTAAGGAAGCGAAGCGTCGTAATATCCCTATTATTTCTAGCATGGGTGCGGCTAATAAAATGGACCCGACCCGTTTTGAGGTTGCCGATATTTCCCAAACGAGTTATGATCCGATTGCAAAGGTCATTCGTCGTGAGCTGCGGAAAAGCGGTATCTATAAAGGGGTAAAAGTGGTATATTCCCGCGAGATTCCCGTCACCGTACGTGTAGATGTACGTGAACAGATCGTTTCCAACCCGGATTCACCGATTAGTAAAGTGCGGATGCCTCCAGCAAGCAATGCTTTCGTGCCTTCTGTAGCTGGTTTAATTTTGGCCAGTGTAGTGGCAAGAGATATTTTGGAGTGGCAGCCTGTAAAAGGATAG
- a CDS encoding replication-associated recombination protein A codes for MDDLFTFAYDQQGGGKQKPLAARMRPQTIQDVIGQSHILAPGKLLRRAIEADQVSSVIFYGPPGTGKTTLAKVIARTTRTHFSELNAVTAGVADIRKVVDAAKERLVMDSQRTTLFVDEIHRFNKSQQDALLPYVEEGTIILIGATTENPFFEVNPALLSRSQVFSLQSLSHEELKQVMDRALTDEENGLAELFVSVEPEAAEHLIQYAEGDARRLLNALELAVTTTQPGVDGRITVTLDVAVESIQRRAVRYDKSGDNHYDTISAFIKSIRGSDPDAALYWLARMIDAGEDPRFISRRLVISASEDIGNADPQAITVAMSCFQAVELVGMPEGRIPLAQATTYLATAPKSNAAYNGINSALDRIRTDGHKQVPIHLRDSAYKGAAKLGHGQGYLYPHNYPYGYVPQQYLPDGVNYSFYQPKDHGYERHIRRFQEERQKMDGRGLPRKNSPE; via the coding sequence ATGGATGATTTATTCACGTTTGCCTATGACCAGCAGGGTGGCGGCAAACAGAAGCCATTGGCTGCACGGATGCGGCCGCAAACGATTCAGGATGTAATCGGGCAATCGCATATATTGGCTCCTGGAAAGCTGCTTCGACGCGCGATTGAAGCAGATCAAGTGTCCTCTGTCATTTTTTACGGACCTCCAGGTACCGGGAAAACAACACTGGCAAAAGTCATTGCCCGAACCACACGTACGCATTTCTCCGAGTTAAATGCCGTTACGGCCGGTGTCGCTGACATCCGCAAAGTGGTAGATGCGGCAAAGGAACGGCTCGTCATGGACAGTCAGCGGACAACGTTGTTCGTAGATGAGATTCATCGCTTCAATAAATCGCAACAGGATGCCCTTCTTCCTTATGTGGAGGAAGGCACGATTATTTTGATCGGCGCTACGACGGAGAATCCTTTTTTCGAGGTGAATCCGGCGCTTTTGTCGCGTTCACAAGTTTTTTCCCTTCAATCGCTTTCTCATGAGGAATTGAAGCAGGTCATGGATCGAGCACTTACTGATGAAGAAAACGGATTGGCGGAGCTATTTGTCAGCGTAGAACCGGAAGCGGCAGAGCATTTGATTCAATACGCAGAAGGGGATGCCAGACGTTTGCTAAACGCATTGGAACTGGCAGTGACAACGACGCAACCAGGAGTGGATGGACGAATTACGGTGACATTGGACGTCGCTGTAGAATCTATTCAGCGCAGGGCTGTACGCTATGATAAGAGTGGGGACAACCATTACGACACGATCTCCGCTTTTATTAAATCCATTCGTGGCTCTGATCCGGACGCAGCTCTTTACTGGTTGGCGAGAATGATCGATGCCGGAGAAGATCCGCGGTTCATTTCCCGCCGTTTGGTTATCTCGGCTTCAGAGGACATCGGAAATGCTGACCCGCAAGCGATCACAGTTGCGATGTCCTGCTTTCAGGCGGTAGAATTGGTGGGGATGCCTGAAGGGCGTATCCCTTTAGCACAAGCGACGACGTACCTGGCAACCGCCCCTAAAAGCAATGCCGCTTACAACGGAATTAATTCTGCGTTGGATCGTATCCGAACGGATGGTCATAAGCAAGTACCGATTCACCTGCGAGATTCTGCTTACAAGGGAGCTGCGAAGCTGGGACACGGTCAGGGATATCTGTATCCGCATAACTATCCATATGGGTATGTCCCTCAACAGTATCTGCCTGACGGTGTAAATTACTCGTTCTACCAGCCAAAGGACCACGGCTATGAGCGCCACATTCGCCGCTTCCAGGAAGAAAGACAGAAGATGGATGGACGTGGATTGCCAAGGAAAAACTCCCCCGAATAG